One Aegilops tauschii subsp. strangulata cultivar AL8/78 chromosome 7, Aet v6.0, whole genome shotgun sequence genomic window carries:
- the LOC109740461 gene encoding uncharacterized protein: MGSLGPAVSVSMAKANGGTAAVGGQKQQRKPERGTFSCGFQMPLHYPRYRKADYEAMPEWRVDCLLREYGLPVTGDVEEKRRFAMGAFLWPGQY; the protein is encoded by the coding sequence atgGGATCCTTGGGCCCTGCCGTGAGCGTGAGCATGGCCAAGGCCAACGGCGGCACGGCTGCCGTCGGTGGCCAGAAGCAGCAGCGGAAGCCGGAGCGCGGCACGTTCAGCTGCGGCTTCCAGATGCCTCTGCACTACCCGCGGTATAGGAAAGCGGACTACGAGGCGATGCCGGAGTGGCGCGTCGACTGCCTGCTCCGAGAGTACGGCCTCCCTGTCACCGGCGACGTCGAGGAGAAGAGGAGGTTCGCCATGGGCGCCTTCCTCTGGCCCGGCCAGTATTGA